Proteins encoded by one window of Pseudonocardia sp. HH130629-09:
- the pcaH gene encoding protocatechuate 3,4-dioxygenase subunit beta, giving the protein MQGYAPVPAGTHAPLLSPDYRSTALRAPSEQPVILPQRLTEITGPLLTGPVRPGDDDLTVGAHGEAQGQRIVVFGRVLDSDGRPVPDTLVEVWQANAAGRYAHRWDNWPAPLDPNFTGGGRVLTDAHGGYSFTTIKPGAYPWGNHHNAWRPAHIHFSLFGRAFTQRLVTQMYFPDDPLFAQDPIYNATPEQARTRLVSTFDLEATRPEWALAFRFDIVLRGRGATPFEEPHA; this is encoded by the coding sequence ATGCAGGGCTACGCCCCCGTCCCGGCCGGGACCCACGCACCGCTGCTCTCACCGGACTACCGCAGCACCGCGTTGCGGGCGCCGTCCGAGCAGCCGGTGATCCTGCCCCAGCGGCTCACCGAGATCACCGGGCCGCTGCTCACCGGGCCCGTCCGCCCCGGCGACGACGACCTCACCGTCGGTGCGCACGGTGAGGCCCAGGGACAGCGGATCGTCGTGTTCGGCCGGGTCCTCGACTCCGACGGCCGCCCCGTCCCGGACACTCTGGTCGAGGTCTGGCAGGCCAACGCCGCGGGCCGTTACGCCCACCGCTGGGACAACTGGCCCGCCCCGCTCGACCCGAACTTCACCGGTGGCGGCCGGGTCCTCACCGACGCCCACGGCGGCTACTCGTTCACCACGATCAAGCCCGGCGCCTACCCCTGGGGCAACCACCACAACGCCTGGCGCCCCGCGCACATCCACTTCTCGCTGTTCGGGCGCGCGTTCACCCAGCGGTTGGTGACCCAGATGTACTTCCCGGACGACCCGCTGTTCGCCCAGGACCCGATCTACAACGCGACGCCCGAGCAGGCGCGGACGCGGCTGGTGTCCACCTTCGACCTGGAGGCCACCCGCCCGGAGTGGGCGCTGGCGTTCCGGTTCGACATCGTGCTGCGCGGCCGCGGCGCCACCCCGTTCGAGGAGCCCCACGCATGA
- the pcaG gene encoding protocatechuate 3,4-dioxygenase subunit alpha: protein MSLPPTPTQTVGPYLALGLPWPDGPDVVPDGTPGAVLIGGTVFDGAGALVPDALVETWQADPDGRFDHPDDPRGAAKPSVEGFRGFGRCPTDDEGRWWIRTVLPGVLPAEAPQGADARSAEAPHVNVSVFARGLLDRVVTRVYFPEHAAAHATEPLLTAVPADRRHTLVAVADGPGRYRFDIRLRGEGETVFLAL, encoded by the coding sequence ATGAGCCTGCCGCCGACCCCGACCCAGACCGTCGGCCCCTACCTCGCGCTGGGCCTGCCCTGGCCGGACGGCCCGGACGTCGTGCCCGACGGCACCCCGGGCGCCGTCCTGATCGGCGGGACCGTGTTCGACGGCGCCGGGGCACTCGTCCCCGACGCGCTGGTCGAGACCTGGCAGGCCGACCCGGACGGCCGCTTCGACCACCCCGACGACCCCCGCGGCGCGGCGAAGCCGTCCGTCGAGGGCTTCCGCGGCTTCGGCCGCTGCCCCACCGACGACGAGGGCCGGTGGTGGATCCGCACCGTGCTGCCGGGTGTGCTGCCCGCCGAGGCTCCGCAGGGTGCCGACGCGCGCTCCGCCGAGGCTCCGCACGTGAACGTCTCGGTGTTCGCCCGCGGCCTGCTCGACCGCGTCGTCACCCGCGTCTACTTCCCCGAGCACGCCGCGGCGCACGCCACCGAGCCGCTGCTCACCGCCGTCCCGGCCGACCGTCGGCACACGCTCGTCGCCGTCGCGGACGGGCCGGGCCGGTACCGGTTCGACATCCGGCTGCGCGGTGAGGGGGAGACGGTGTTCCTCGCGTTGTGA
- a CDS encoding GtrA family protein, whose translation MDAAQSAHVPFGDPAQSAARVRGRVTGAVAAVSRRYPLAVQLARYAVVGGGATALNAALFLLLRPVLPAVPANLVALVLTTAVSTEASRRFAFDGAPAHRLREWVHDAGTVAFYATYTSAVLLALHQVAGDTTPGEEAAVVAAASLVGGLLRFAVLRFWVFDVARPAAAGARGDQEGRHPCPEQPSSTPST comes from the coding sequence GTGGACGCAGCGCAGTCGGCACACGTGCCGTTCGGTGATCCGGCGCAGTCCGCCGCCCGGGTACGCGGGCGCGTGACGGGCGCCGTCGCCGCGGTGTCGCGGCGGTACCCCCTCGCCGTGCAGCTCGCCCGCTACGCCGTCGTCGGCGGCGGGGCGACCGCGCTGAACGCCGCGCTGTTCCTGCTGTTGCGCCCGGTGCTCCCGGCGGTCCCGGCGAACCTGGTCGCGCTGGTCCTCACCACCGCGGTCAGCACCGAGGCCAGCCGCCGCTTCGCCTTCGACGGCGCCCCCGCGCACCGGCTGCGCGAGTGGGTGCACGACGCGGGCACCGTCGCGTTCTACGCGACCTACACCTCCGCGGTGCTGCTCGCGCTGCACCAGGTGGCCGGGGACACCACACCGGGGGAGGAGGCGGCGGTCGTCGCCGCCGCCAGCCTCGTCGGCGGGCTGCTGCGGTTCGCGGTGCTGCGGTTCTGGGTGTTCGATGTGGCACGCCCGGCCGCCGCCGGTGCGCGAGGCGACCAAGAAGGACGGCACCCGTGCCCGGAACAGCCGAGTTCGACGCCTTCGACCTGA
- a CDS encoding alpha/beta fold hydrolase produces MPGTAEFDAFDLTVGPPEERVVVHGVRGGQGPPVLLLHGFPQTHAMWGPLAADLARDHTVVATDLRGYGESGRPADGENHAGYSFRAMAADQVDVMARLGFDTFAVVAHDRGARVTHRMLLDHPERITRSALLDILPTAYVYAHTDRALATAYFHWFLFIQPADLPERLIAGDPIGFLHSLLGGWGSGLDAHPPEALASYERAFADPAARHAMLEDYRAGASIDLDHDAASERAGERIAAPTLVLWGERGVVGANAESPLEVWRRAAADPDLVTGEALAGAGHFLIDEQPAATTAAVRAFLGG; encoded by the coding sequence GTGCCCGGAACAGCCGAGTTCGACGCCTTCGACCTGACCGTCGGGCCGCCCGAGGAGCGGGTCGTCGTCCACGGGGTGCGCGGCGGACAGGGCCCGCCGGTGCTGCTGCTGCACGGCTTCCCGCAGACCCACGCCATGTGGGGGCCGCTCGCGGCGGACCTGGCGCGCGACCACACCGTCGTCGCCACGGACCTGCGCGGCTACGGAGAGTCCGGCCGCCCCGCCGACGGCGAGAACCACGCCGGCTACTCGTTCCGGGCGATGGCCGCCGACCAGGTCGACGTGATGGCCCGCCTCGGCTTCGACACCTTCGCCGTCGTCGCCCACGACCGCGGCGCCCGCGTCACCCACCGGATGCTGCTCGACCATCCCGAGCGCATCACACGGTCGGCGTTGCTGGACATCCTCCCCACCGCCTACGTCTACGCCCACACCGATCGCGCGCTGGCGACGGCGTACTTCCACTGGTTCCTGTTCATCCAGCCCGCCGATCTGCCCGAACGGCTCATCGCCGGCGACCCGATCGGCTTCCTGCACTCGTTGCTCGGCGGCTGGGGCTCCGGGCTCGACGCGCACCCGCCCGAGGCGCTGGCCTCCTACGAGCGCGCGTTCGCCGACCCGGCCGCCCGGCACGCGATGCTGGAGGACTACCGGGCGGGCGCCTCGATCGACCTCGACCACGACGCCGCCTCGGAGCGGGCGGGGGAGCGGATCGCCGCGCCCACCCTGGTGCTGTGGGGCGAGCGCGGCGTCGTCGGTGCCAACGCCGAGAGCCCGCTGGAGGTGTGGCGCCGCGCCGCCGCCGACCCGGACCTGGTCACCGGTGAGGCACTCGCCGGCGCCGGGCACTTCCTCATCGACGAGCAGCCCGCCGCGACCACCGCCGCGGTCCGCGCGTTCCTGGGCGGCTGA
- a CDS encoding methyltransferase domain-containing protein, translated as MTRTPEHTAEHTARSYYDSDDADTFYARVWGGEDIHVGVYKDPDELISVASSRTVTRMAEVAGVGPGTRVLDLGAGYGGAARRLAAGHGAAVHCLNLSPVENARNERMTREQGLDQQVTVTTGSYEAVPVEDSSVDLVWSQDAFLHSGDRDRVLDEVARVLRPGGQVVFTDPMAVDGLDQSSIQPILDRIALSTMGTPGFYTDGLERRGFTGVRFHDHAGQLPTHYRRVREELVAHEEELSSSISRPYLTAMKAGLQHWVDGGRAGKLTWGIVHAVRS; from the coding sequence GTGACGCGGACGCCCGAGCACACTGCCGAACACACCGCCCGGTCGTACTACGACTCCGACGACGCCGACACCTTCTACGCGCGGGTCTGGGGCGGTGAGGACATCCACGTCGGCGTGTACAAGGACCCGGACGAGCTGATCTCGGTCGCGAGCTCCCGCACGGTGACCCGGATGGCCGAGGTCGCCGGGGTCGGCCCGGGCACCCGGGTGCTGGACCTGGGAGCCGGTTACGGCGGCGCGGCCCGCCGGCTGGCGGCCGGGCACGGGGCCGCGGTGCACTGCCTCAACCTCTCCCCCGTCGAGAACGCCCGCAACGAGCGGATGACCCGCGAGCAGGGGCTGGACCAGCAGGTCACCGTCACCACCGGCAGCTACGAGGCCGTGCCGGTCGAGGACTCCTCGGTGGACCTGGTGTGGTCCCAGGACGCGTTCCTGCACTCCGGCGACCGGGACCGGGTGCTCGACGAGGTCGCCAGGGTGCTGCGCCCGGGCGGGCAGGTGGTGTTCACCGACCCGATGGCCGTCGACGGGCTGGACCAGTCCTCGATCCAACCGATCCTGGACCGGATCGCGCTGTCCACGATGGGCACACCCGGCTTCTACACCGACGGGCTGGAACGACGCGGCTTCACCGGTGTGCGGTTCCACGACCACGCCGGGCAGCTGCCGACGCACTACCGCCGGGTGCGCGAGGAGCTCGTCGCGCACGAGGAGGAGCTGTCGTCGTCGATCTCGCGGCCCTACCTCACCGCGATGAAGGCCGGCCTGCAGCACTGGGTGGACGGCGGGCGGGCCGGGAAGCTCACCTGGGGCATCGTGCACGCCGTCCGGTCCTGA
- a CDS encoding class I SAM-dependent methyltransferase, translating to MTADQEFGDAPTEVRESTHYRQEYVQTFVDKWDELIDWRARYASEGRFFVEQLRRRGVTSVLDVATGTGFHSVRLLEEGFETVVSADGSAEMLSKAFSNGMKFGGHVLRVVQADWRWLNRDVHGEYDAIICLGNSFTHLFSERDRRKALAEFYAMLSHDGVLILDQRNYDAILDNGFSSKHQYYYCGDDVVAEPEYVDDGLARFRYSFPDGSRYHLNMFPLRKDYTRRLMQEVGFQRIDTYGDFQSTYADDEPDFFVHIAEKAYLDQEVVA from the coding sequence ATGACGGCAGACCAGGAGTTCGGCGACGCGCCGACCGAGGTCCGCGAGTCCACCCACTACCGGCAGGAGTACGTGCAGACGTTCGTCGACAAGTGGGACGAGCTGATCGACTGGAGGGCCCGCTACGCCAGCGAGGGGAGGTTCTTCGTCGAGCAGCTCCGCAGGCGTGGGGTCACCAGCGTCCTCGACGTGGCGACCGGCACCGGTTTCCACTCCGTCCGGCTGCTGGAGGAGGGCTTCGAGACCGTCGTCTCCGCCGACGGCAGCGCCGAGATGCTGTCGAAGGCCTTCTCGAACGGGATGAAGTTCGGCGGGCACGTCCTGCGCGTCGTGCAGGCCGACTGGCGGTGGCTCAACCGGGACGTGCACGGCGAGTACGACGCGATCATCTGTCTCGGGAACTCGTTCACGCACCTGTTCTCCGAGCGTGACCGCCGCAAGGCGCTCGCGGAGTTCTACGCCATGCTCTCCCACGACGGTGTGCTGATCCTCGACCAGCGCAACTACGACGCGATCCTGGACAACGGCTTCAGCTCCAAGCACCAGTACTACTACTGCGGCGACGACGTGGTGGCCGAGCCGGAGTACGTCGACGACGGTCTGGCCCGATTCCGCTACAGCTTCCCGGACGGCTCCCGGTACCACCTCAACATGTTCCCGCTGCGCAAGGACTACACCCGGCGGCTCATGCAGGAGGTCGGGTTTCAGCGGATCGACACCTACGGCGACTTCCAGTCGACCTACGCCGACGACGAGCCCGACTTCTTCGTGCACATCGCCGAGAAGGCCTACCTCGACCAGGAGGTCGTCGCGTGA